Part of the Mauremys mutica isolate MM-2020 ecotype Southern chromosome 1, ASM2049712v1, whole genome shotgun sequence genome is shown below.
AGCTCCCGACGTTGAAAggtgggctcagggcagggggttggggtgcatggggtgcagggtgcagcagagttcagggcagggggctggggtgcaggaggggtgcagggtgtatgagggggctcagggggttggggtgcaggaggggtgcaaggtggaggcagggggctcagggcagggggttggggtgcacaggggggcagggtgcagcagggagttcagggcagggggatggggtgcaggatgggtacaGGGTGTATGAgaggtctcagggcagggggttggggtgcacaggggggcagggtacagcagggagcttagggcagggggctgcggtgcaggaggggtgcagggtgtatgagggggctcagggcaggggattggggtgcaggaggggtgcaaggggCAGGCGTTTGGGCTCCTAAAGCAGCTCCGGGTGGCAGCGGcgtgcaccagggccagggcaggctccctgcatgcctgcccctgccccgcgccCTGAGCCCAGGGAAGCACTGTGGCCCCTGGAGgatgaggggggcggggggctcctcATGCTCTGCCCTTgccgtgcctccaggtacctccctcaaagctctcattggccgcggttccccgttcccgggcaatgggagctgcggggggcggtgcctggaggcaagggcaatgcacggagccctctgccccccccgcccaggggccacagggacatggtgctggccacttctgagaGCGGCACGGGGGCCACGGCGCCCCAGGGGGCAATCCTGTGGACCGGATCCAAAGCCCGAAGTggccggatctggcccgcgggccgtagttcgCCCACCCCTGATGTAGGAGCCTAGTTTTAGGCAacagtttttgaaaatcttgggccCATTCTTCTCTAACTTGGGAGTTTCCTGTTTCTCTCTTCCAACTTCTTTTTATACTGGAAAATCACCCTGAAGGTTGTCAGCGAGGTGCTGGTGCAAACCTGTATCTTGTGGAGGTTCTTTAGTAAATACTAAGCAGCTGACGGTAGCAAAATATGATCTGAGCACAGGCTTGAGAACCAGCAATCACCAGGGTGCTAATTCTGGCCCTGGTGACGCCCTCATTTTGCGGCCTTGATCAAGTGCCTATCCCTTTCTGTCTccatttttccatctgtaaatggggatgATCCTTACTTACCATAACAAGTGTGTTACCACCAGGGTTAACTTGATGTTGTGCACAGTGCTTTGAAGCCAGGGAGGGAGCAGCAGGAAAGAAAGCATTAGGTACTAAGGTCTTGCCTGCATTAGGGATTTTTTCACCCTGGGTTAGGTGACACTGACGCAATCCTTGCTTTATACCAGTTTGGCACACTGGTGCAAATATCcttaatgtagaccagccctaagtagtAGTATGCCACCATTGTACAGTGTAGAAGACTTACAGGCCAAGAATCTGTACAAAACAGACACAGCCCAGCCTATCCAGATAGGGTCACCTGAAACATTtgaattagtgtgtgtgtgtgtgtgtgtgtgtgtgtgtgtgtgtgtgtgagagactcacacacacacacacacacacacactcaacccTTATTTCAAGCAGCCTACAATTAGATAGGGTTGTATTATGTTTAGCAGTGCTATTGACAGGTGACATTTAGGAGTGAAGAATTCTCATGTTCATTCTCTATATGGTCCTGATCCAAAGATGCTGAGCCAGATTTttctctcacactggtgtaaatcaagaacAACTATGTTTAAGTCAGTCAGTGGAGTTAAACCAGTGTGAAACTTGTGTAAGTGAAAGGGGAAACTGGCTCTGCAGATTTAACTGCCAGTCACTACTTGGggtctgaaagtcaagctgggttctttctgccTCTTGCACCAGCATTGGTAGTAAGAGATTCTGCAAGCGGAACTTAATTGATTTTTCTTGATGTGTGAGGCAGAATAGAATCCACCTTACTCTCCCACAGCTGTATTTGCTCAACAGTGCTAACGGGAGTAAATACTTGTATATTAGCAAGAAAAGCAGGTGTGACTCAGGCACGCAAAGTAGAGATAAAAATGACATGTCACTCAAACTAGGGACTTCTCTGCCTATAAGCTCATTGTAAAACTCCCATGTTGTGACTCCACTCACCTCCTTGCATCACTGTTAAGAGCTAAGTTGACAGAACAGAACTATTTATAGGGCAGTTCTTGGTATTCAAGATTGCTTGGGAAAATGTCTTTAGAGCTTTGAGGATTGCATTCCAAAATCTGTACAGACAGACTTGCTCATGTGAGACTTCTTTAGAAATCATCTCAGTTTTGAAGAATAGCGAAGAAAGCTCAGGGAGAGACCTCAGTGTAAAAATCAAGACAAGGACGTTCTGAATCGCTTCATATCCTTTTATGTGATACAGCGTATGAAACTCTCTGCGATCCAAGGCTGGTTTTTTGGACTTCCTGATCTTTTCTgacaaaatcaaaattaaaaaacactCAAGCCACACCTACTCTATATAGATCTGATTAATGCCTAAAAGGTTACAAAAATAACAAGTAATCTTGAATACATTCAAGATAAGTGGATAGCAGCTAAAGGGGTAATCAGGCataaccccaatcctgcaatcatttaaggatgtgcttaactttacacacaggGGTGGTCTCATTGAACTCAACAGAATTATTCCTATCTATGAACTTAGAGATTGAGGCCTGTAGCAGAGGCACTGACTTCCCCAGTTCCAGGGGGTGCTCgactcctgctccaccccagatcccgcccccaccccactccttcccccaaactGTCATCCCCGCCCAGCCTCTTTCCTGCCTTTGcctcttctgcccctcccccaccttttcctaaccctgctcccccctccaagCACCTCCTGcttgctgctgaacagctgatcacagcaggcaggaggtgctgggagggaggagctgattCACGGGGCtaccggtgggtgctgagcacccacagagtgCCTACAGCCTGTAGGATGCTTCCCCAAGAAATAACATCCAGATAACTTTGTGTTCTCATGTGTAAGTCAGGCAACATCCTTTGACTTCCCTAGGAAGACCATAAAATGGGAAAATATAGATGGTAAATTCACTTACTTTGGCAGAGATAAGCTGAACAGTGataaaaacagacacacacattttGGCTGAAAGCAGATTTTTATCAATAAACACAAATTCTAGGGCTTTTCTTCTAACTTAAATATCCAGCAAGTGGGTTGAATGACAGCTAAATCCAATCACAGGCGCTTCTGTCCTGTTGTTCCCCAAAGCAGTTTCTTCCAATTTCAAAGTTCATCATGTTGGTGTGATAGAACATCCTCatcaaaaagccattttcagTTCAGAGAGGTCATCCCTAGAATATCCTGCAGAAATACAAAGTGTTTACACATCAGTAAACCATTATTAAAGTAACCGAAACATCAAACccacagaaacaaaaacaaattacaaAGACCCTGATTTTTAAAGCAGATCCACCCTGACACCTGACTTGCACCCGCAAGGAACTGTGCTTACAATTTTGCAtcccactttactgcagttctgaaTACTTAGCTATCTAAACAGCATTTGCCAACAGACCAGGCAGTGTGATGCCTGAGTGCTGGGAATTGGTAACACAATTAATTTTCTCTCCACAAAATCAAAGGCAGCTTTTCAAAGTCAGACCCTAAGGCCTGGAATGAGATAATGGGCTAAGTGGGGCTCTCATCTTTCAGAAGCTAATATAATATAGATTACCTGTAATGCTGTGATTGACACCATTTAACTTCCATGTTCCTCTTGAGCTAGAATCTTTTAAGTTTTGATCACTCTGTCGTGGTCTGCTAAGTAcaggaaaaattcccattgactttaactttTCCACCAAAGATCACCAAAACGTTGATCTTTCTGATCAGCTTTCAACCATTCAGATGTTCAGATATGGTGATAGGCACTTTAAAAACCAAAGCCTGGAATAGAGAAGTGCCCCATTGAGTTAAAATATTGAAATTTGAGACATTATGAATCATTGACCACATCTAAACAAAATTGGCTTTTATTCTAGATCCCCAAAAGTTCATCAGTTTAACAACTGATACAAATTATACATTTTTGTTTCATGAGGCAGTTGTGTTTAGGCATGAGACCAATGATTTGGAGAAATTTTAAGGTCAACTGATACCTCTAGATTTACTTACTAGAATATAGTCAAGAAATGTATTGCAGGCATAGGCAAATGTTCTGCAAAGGCAGATGTTGATGGCCAAATTCCTCCAAAAGATATTTTGTAATCTTAATATATGCAGCAGAAAGTAGCCCACTGTGTGCTCGTGGTGGCAAGCAACCAATGCACAGTACCCTGTACACCAGTGGCGGAAAGGAAATATGGCCACTAGCATTCTAGCATTACTATTATGAAGAGTGGCAGGAGATCATCCTTGTTTGTGTAGCGCAGACAGGACTTCCAGGTTTCTAGGCCTTTTCTCAGTAGAATATACTATGATCATGATTTCTACAGGGCCTCTACAACGTCTCTTCTTTCAGTAATAATGTAGCTTTGCTAACAAAGCCTTCCTACATTTCTGCTAAGCCCTAGGAAATTCCTGGTAGCTCTGGCTGCATCTACCTTTCCGCATGTACTTATTTGGTTTTTTTGAGCTCCTTGCCAATGGCATCTTGCTACAGAGCTTCAGTTAAGAATTCAGAATCTTAAAAGCTTTGCATAGAGTGGGGAGGTAACTTACCCCAAACTTCAGACTGGGTTGAACACTGGTTCAGGTGTAGGCTATAGTGACTGGTACCATTTTGCTTAGACTGGCATTTCAGCAGATTTACTAAACCTCGGTGAAAATGGTTCTCTCATCTGAGCCATGTTTACATACCTTTTCCCCAATTTAATACCAGATTAGCTGAACCACGTTAGAACCATTTTGAAATTGTTGGTTAATTTTCCCAGTGTAAACATGGGCTGCAGTGTGGGTCCTTTTGGGTCATGGTCCAGTTAAGCACTTTTCTGTTTTAATGTGGATTGAGGTCACTTGTTATCTTGCGACTAATCTAAAATGCCATTGACCAGCGGACATGATTTTAGGGACCCAGTCCTGCAGTGATCGCTGTGTAGGCAGACCCGTGGTCGGACACAGAGCTCCCTCcctacaggatcagggccaatgttattttaaaagccccctcgcctcccccaCCCCGAGAAGACGGTGTAAATGATAGTACTTTACACTTCTACTCTGTTACCTTTCAAGAGCTCAAAGAGCATCAACAACCCCTTTGATGTAGGTAAGTGGTTATATGCCCTTCCTTGCAGTTCCAGACTGGGGACAGACAGCAGGGAGGTGATCTGTGCAAGCTTATGCAGAGCACGAACCTTGAGATGCTTGACTGAAAGTTCATACACAAGCCCACGCTGTTTGTTCTTTCTTATGGTTTCTGTCCTCAccctcctccctcactcttcatTTGAAACAGGAGAACTTCGTTTGCAGCTGGGGGAGatgttttgtctttgtttttcagCTGTTGTCATTGTCCTCAATTCAGGGGGCATTTGTTTTCCCCCTGTAATGCCAGCATTAGAATCCCAAGCCAGCATGGCTTACTGCTTCCACTGCTTGTTGAAATGCTCACAGtcacacagggtgaccagactgcaagtgtgaaaaatcgggactggggtagggggtaataggagcctatataagaaaaagaccccaaaatcgggactgtccttataaaatcaggacacctggtcaccctacagtcaCATGAAAGCTTCCAGACCTGCTGTGTCCAAGGGAAATCAGCTGGAATGCCAGCTGACAGAGTGCCTTGAATTTAAATCTTTAGATGCAGGAACAGAAAcaaaaatggggggtggggtggaagaggGAGCCAAAAGAATTAAAAGTTACCTGATTTCCCATCATTGGGTTTCCCCTGAAAGCATCTAGTAAAGGATGgtttaatgctttttaaaatatatatatattttctcctACCCTTTCTCCCCTTCCTGTTGTGCCAAAAGCTGCAGATCTGGGACACGGCAGGGCAGGAGAGATTTCGGTCCATTACGCAGAGTTATTATCGCAGCGCTAATGCATTAATATTGACCTATGACATAACCTGTGAAGAATCCTTCCGATGCCTTCCCGAATGGCTGAGAGAAATTGAACAGTACGCCAGCAATAAGGTCATAACTGTGCTAGTGGGTAAGTGAGTACTGTGCTTTTATAAGAGCTCATTTTGCCGGGAGAGAATAATCAGCCATGTCCATCTGGAGTTTGACTAGGGTCATTGGCAGATAGAGGTATTAGCAATGGAAAATACTGCATTTGTTTTATCTCATAGTGCCAGGATCTCCTCCAAATATGCTGGACTGGACACCTCTTGATGCCAGTAGGTTCTGTACCTATATCTCTGTAGAATCTTATTGTAAAGCCATTCACCTGAGTGACATTGCCAAGACAACTTCTGTATCTGAATGACTCCTCCAATACGTAAAGCCAATGCACCAATAATACAACTCAGAATAGCAACTGCTGCTTCTCAAAGTGTTGGCCATCTTAAGCCAATTTAGCCCCATGGCTTTGACTGTGCCGCCGCAGTTTAGAAAGAGTAAATGGAGCTTTACACCTCTAGGTTCGCAGATCATATCTAAATAAGATTGGTAGTGGCTGAAAGTCGTTATGCTTTGATGGCCTTAGTCCTGTTGCAGTGGCAGGTGTCGGCATCACAAAAACTACCATTCCAATTGgcattctcagcagagaggccaaagactcAGTGGGCATGTGGAGCCTGGAGtgtcttcctcctctccctcatTACTGAGGCACAGTGCAGGGCAGTGAAGAAGAGCATGTGCTtctgtctccagggccatgaGGCTACACCTTTCACTGGTACTAAACCAGAATTTCACATGGATTTttagagaattaaaaaaatatataaatgaagAAAATGCCATGTTGAGTAACGTGCCTTTGCTTGAGATGAAGCAAATCCAGCCATCAGACAAGAGTTTGCTACCAGAAATGTGCACCAAGGTATACCCAGTGATGAGGCCTATTACCATTTTGCAATGCTGCACTTTGTTTTCCAAATCCAGTAGTCAAAACATCACTTTtcagggacttggtccagggacTAGGTCTCAGCATAGCTGAAGAATGATGGAAAGGGTTAGTCAGCTGGTGGGTTGAATGGTTATTTAACAGcaagcgctctctctctctctctctctctctctctctctctctctctctctctctcaaatagcTTAACATTTAAAGAGTAGATAGGACAATTCTACAGAATAATCTGGTGTATTTAGTCtttatttggatttaaaaataattaaaaagaccCTTATCCCAGACTCTAGGTGCCCTAATGCACACTAACAATGCAATCTAAAATGCATGGAGGTTCCGTGACAAGAAACCATTCACAGTGTAGATTAAAGGTACAGTATattttataaatagtttataaaagGTTAATAAACAATAATGTGCTAATAAATTGTTAGAATCCAGTAGGTTGCTTATAACCATCTGTAGCACCTTCTACTGAGGTGCTTATAACCATCTGTAACTTGGTAAGATGCTTATATACTCTAGTAATCACTTATTAACTCTCTATAAATGTAACTTCATATAAAGTATGTCCATGAACCATTACATTGTAAAGGAGAGGTTGTTGGATGGAAATGATGGCAGTGGAAAGGGATCCTTTCCTCAACTCCCACCTCTTCCCAAACCAAGTGCAGTTAATATCAGATTAATCATTAGTTGGTTTATCCCCTACGCGAATGTTGATCTGTTCTGCCATAAGCTAAAAATAAAATCTCCCTGAGGGGGAGGGTTCCTCACCTCACCTAGTTCTAACAGCTTTCCAGCACCCATTCATTCCCCATGTTCAGTAACCATATAATGAACAAATATCTGTAATTAAAACTGGAGAGCAGGTCTCTTTTTAAAGCTCATaattatatgaaaaaaatattgcaTTTGGCGCCCCCACATGCAATAATTGACATTTTAAGTGCTCCTTGGAGCAAGAACCAGTGATTGTTCAATAGACATTAAAAGGGAAATCCTTTAATGCCAATTGATATTAAACAGGTGCATTAGCACTAAATTAATGCTAAATGGCTTGCGTGTTCTTGGGGAAAATTCCATGAAACGAACTAATATTAAAAAGGCTTGGTTGTCTATCAGAGACTCCACTCTTTTGGGGACAGGAGAGGGAGCATTTAATTTTGTCGCTTTATAAGATGAatagtttgtttaaaataaagaacCTAATGTGAGACACATGGTGACAAATGGTTCCTTTCTTCCAGATCAATTTCTGTTGGTTTTGTCTTACAAGTCAAATTAATTCCCTTTCTTAAAATATTGTATTAATGCAGGTAATAAGATTGATTTAGCCGAGAAAAGAGAAGTCTCCAAACAAAGAGCTGAAGAATTTTCAGAGGCCCAAAACATGTACTATCTGGAAACTTCTGCTAAAGAATCCGATAACGTGGAAAAACTCTTTCTGGACTTAGCTTGCCGGCTGATCAGTGAGGCAAGACAGAATACGCTTGTGAACAATGTGGCTTCCCCGTTACCAGGAGAGGGGAAAAGTATCAGCTATTTGACTTGCTGCAATTTCAATTAAGGGCTGGCCCAAGATCCACCCCAAATGGGCCAAGAGGTTTTTTGCTGAGATTTATCTCAGTGAAGGCAATTCCTGCCACTTTGACCCATCTGACTCACACCTAAGTCAGGTTCCGATCTTAAAGCATGGCAGGCTGGCCGCTCCACCTGCAGGTCGACATAGCAGAATATAATATGGTTTAATCTTTTTTGCAGTCTCTGGAGTTGGTTAGGAAAAATAGTTTGCACAAGGCGCTCATTCAAATCCAGAGCATGGGCTGCTACATCACTTTCTGTTGGAGATCAGAACAGCCTCCCTGGATGATACGGAAGAATGCAGGATCTCTTTTGCAGCACGCGTTTGGTCTTTTTAAAGAAAGATGAACTCAAAGCCTTGGACTATACAGTACTGGCATTCTTCCAGGCTGCCAGCCAAATGAATGCTTAGGATGTGTATATGCCCACAGCATCCTGATGCAGGACTCAATTGTATGTTTTGAATTAGTGTTATATCTCTCATCCGCAGGCACTTTCATGAACTTGGAATTAAAAACATATAtatcaacattttcaaacaaacaacagTTTGGAAAAAGATATGGATACCGGCTTAGTCACTCCGTTTGGTGCTAGTACTTCGGCTGAATATTTCATAGACCAAACCTAGTTTTCTTACATTACTGTCCTCTGAATGTGTAACTTAGAGTAAGTAGTGAAAGTATGCTAATAAGCTCTGTCCATAAAATATCTTTAcctctttttctcagcctgaacATAGCGGATAAGGACTGTGCTTCCTTGATGTCAATTGTGGTGGTGAAAAGACTTTTTTTCTTGAGTCAAAAAAGCTCTGTAAACAGTAATTTCCTAATGTAAAGAACTAGTTTTGAGAATACTGACTGATGGAGTTCTAAACAGATCAGATCTGACCAAAATATTGTGCTTGCACTGATCATGTATAAGGGTTCAAAGGCAGAGCACAGTTTAGATGGCAGCCCAATGTGTTTGAGTAATGAAAGCTTGTAGTTACAGGTCTTGCTTGAGAAGCAAGCATACaattttgtatgttttttttaaGCTTAAGTGAAAATGGCAGCAAGTGGTGGTGTTAATCATTTTGTGTCTTACTCATCCAGTGATCATCTTATGAAACTGTACCTTGGAGAAGCAATTCAAGGTACCAGTTTGGCATCGACTCTGTATTATAGTAGCTTTTGGATCCATGACCATAGATTCATTTAATTTTCTTGTTACTTTGTATTCTAAGTCTCCGACTCCAATGTATGTATAATTATTTGCCTCGGCAAGTTCTTTATATAAAACCTCTAATGTGGAAGAACTATGGTATTTGTTATATTACACCTCTAGTGCCATGTTCTAATAATACATTGGACTTTACACATTGATGTTAAAGCAAAATTGGAAAAGAGGTTGGACGCATACATAGCAAATAATTCTTAAATGTTTGGTATCAGTTTTATTGACCTGAATGAGGCTAAAACTCTCGGTAACTTTGTGGCTGTGATACATTGTAACTTAGCATTAATCAGCTCGATATCATGTATTATTTGCTGAAGATGTTGACTGGCCTTTTGTATTAACATGAAAAAGCTGCCAATAAgtaaatcttaaaaataaaaatggccttttaaaatgctttgtcACATTTTCCTAAAAAAATTTTGGGCTGTATCATACTGTGCCTTTGATTTTCGATGGGAAGTGTATGTGTTGTGGATCAAGATAGCCGCTTTGTAATGCATATTTTCCTGCCGTCGCATGTCAGTTTTTTTCCCTTACAGTGTAATCAACAGGAAAATGTGTTTGACTTGGTGGTTTCTCTTGTGCTAGGTAATACAGTGAAGCCAGCACTAAGGAGCACCTCCAGGAGGGAGGATTCCTTTCTTAActgacttcctttaaaaataccACTTAAGTTTCCAATACAGTTTTGTTTGACCTCTTAAAGACCATCCAGTTCCTACATAGCTGATTTTGCAGGTTACTTAAGTGTTGCGGTATATGCCCTGTGGGATAATGCTGCCATCTCACTAAAATAccatactattttttaaaaacattcttaGTCTTCACGTCCTGGATTTTTCTACATAGTATATCAATTGCTAAGGTAGAGGTACTCGATAAAGGTGCCAGAAGGACTGGAGTGATGAAGGGCTACAGGTGCCACATTATGCTTGTTTTTCATGTCCTGTCGTCCAAGGATGAAATGCTCGAGTATTTTCCTCAAACCTCTCTTTTACATTGCAAGTCATAAGCAGTGCATTACTAGACCACCTTGTGTTGTATGATATTAAGGGGAGGGGAGATTTTTATTTTCATACACTGAACACATTCTGACCATGCAAACCCCACAGTCACTACTGGAAAGAAAAGTATTTATGGTGCCTGTAAAGTGTTTtggtctttttgttttaaattttaacaAAAGTTTTCACCATCACATTGAGCAACATCAGAGCCAGTTGAGTAAGGAGCTGGGAACAAATTAGCTAGGCCTTTCTGTGGATGCCCTTAACAGCATGCTCATCTTTAAGTGGCCAGTATCAAGGATAattgaaagtaaataaggaagtgttatttactccttctcataacacaagaactaggggtccccaaatgaaattaagaggcagcaggtttaaaagaaacagaaggaagtatttttttcacagaacgcacagtcaacctgtagatcTCCTTGCCagcagatgttgtgaaggccaagactataacagggttcaaaaaagatctagataagttcatggtccatccatggctattagccaggataggcagggacggtgtccctagcttttgtttgccagaagctgggaataggcaacaggggatggatcacttgatgattacctgttctgttcattccctctggggcacctggcattggccactgtcagaagacaggatactgggctagatggacctttggtctgacccagtatggccgttcttatgttcttataataagTTTCTACTATTTAggaaatgcatattttaaaagcGAGTTAAGAACTTCTGTTCTCTAAGCCATTTGTTTTGCTTCAGGCTCTAGAGAATAACCATCTTATGATACAGTCCTGACTTATAGATCCAACAGGCAAA
Proteins encoded:
- the RAB30 gene encoding ras-related protein Rab-30, with the translated sequence MSMEDYDFLFKIVLIGNAGVGKTCLVRRFTQGLFPPGQGATIGVDFMIKTVEIKGEKVKLQIWDTAGQERFRSITQSYYRSANALILTYDITCEESFRCLPEWLREIEQYASNKVITVLVGNKIDLAEKREVSKQRAEEFSEAQNMYYLETSAKESDNVEKLFLDLACRLISEARQNTLVNNVASPLPGEGKSISYLTCCNFN